In bacterium, one genomic interval encodes:
- the guaA gene encoding glutamine-hydrolyzing GMP synthase, which produces MLTCTIPLSRNRKELTVATHEMVLILDFGSQYTQLIARRIREAHIYCEIVPFNADLSAYRERNVRGYILSGGPSSLADADAPRVSRQFFESGVPILAICYGMQLLADVFGGKLMRSEHREYGRATFRPDDTAPLFRSLSQKSQVWMSHGDSIVALPQGFHVTGESDGLAVAAIADETRHIYGVQFHPEVHHTAEGKQILHNFLFDICRLQGDWTTESFVDESINRIRQQVGNGKVLLGISGGVDSTVAAVLLHRAIAERLHAVFVNTGMLRKNEFEDVTVMLRTLGINLYPVDASELFLTRLAGVEDPEKKRKIIGASFIDVFEAEAEKIGDVDFLGQGTLYPDVIESTSFKGPSVTIKSHHNVGGLKERMKLRLVEPLRELFKDEVRVVGRKLGLPDQFIRRHPFPGPGLAVRILGDITKERCDLLREVDHIFIEELLRHNIYDDIWQAFAVLLPVKAVGVMGDERTYENVVALRAVTSVDGMTADWARIDNDILAHISNRIIRNVRGVNRVTYDISSKPPATIEWE; this is translated from the coding sequence ATGCTTACCTGCACGATACCATTATCACGGAACAGAAAGGAACTGACAGTGGCCACCCATGAAATGGTGCTGATCCTTGATTTCGGCTCCCAGTACACCCAATTGATCGCCCGCCGTATTCGCGAGGCACACATCTATTGTGAGATCGTCCCCTTCAATGCCGATCTCTCCGCCTACCGCGAGCGCAATGTCCGGGGATATATCCTGTCCGGTGGCCCGTCTTCTCTCGCCGATGCCGATGCTCCGCGTGTCAGCCGTCAGTTCTTCGAATCCGGAGTGCCGATCCTGGCAATCTGCTATGGCATGCAGTTGCTGGCGGACGTTTTTGGTGGAAAATTGATGCGAAGTGAACATCGCGAGTACGGTCGCGCCACTTTCCGCCCCGATGATACCGCGCCGCTTTTTCGCAGTCTATCGCAGAAAAGTCAGGTCTGGATGTCCCATGGTGACTCGATAGTTGCCCTGCCGCAGGGATTCCATGTGACCGGGGAAAGTGATGGCCTCGCCGTTGCGGCGATCGCCGATGAAACCCGTCACATCTATGGCGTGCAGTTCCACCCGGAGGTCCACCACACCGCGGAGGGAAAGCAGATCCTCCACAACTTCCTTTTCGATATCTGCCGCCTGCAGGGAGATTGGACCACCGAATCATTCGTTGATGAATCCATCAACCGGATCCGCCAGCAGGTTGGAAATGGTAAAGTCCTCCTCGGTATCTCCGGCGGAGTAGATTCGACCGTGGCCGCAGTACTCCTGCACCGAGCCATCGCCGAACGGCTACATGCGGTCTTCGTCAATACCGGCATGCTACGTAAGAACGAATTCGAAGATGTCACCGTTATGCTCCGCACGCTCGGAATCAACCTCTATCCGGTCGATGCCTCCGAACTTTTCCTTACCCGACTGGCCGGGGTAGAGGATCCCGAAAAAAAGCGCAAGATCATCGGCGCCTCTTTCATTGATGTCTTTGAAGCTGAAGCAGAGAAGATCGGTGATGTCGATTTCCTGGGGCAGGGGACGCTTTACCCGGACGTGATAGAATCGACTTCCTTCAAGGGGCCATCGGTCACCATTAAGTCGCACCACAATGTGGGCGGGCTGAAAGAGCGGATGAAACTTCGCCTGGTGGAACCACTCCGCGAGCTGTTTAAGGACGAGGTACGAGTGGTTGGGCGAAAGCTGGGCCTTCCCGACCAGTTCATCCGACGACACCCGTTCCCCGGCCCGGGGCTGGCTGTTCGCATTCTGGGCGACATCACCAAAGAGCGGTGCGACCTGCTACGTGAGGTTGATCACATTTTCATCGAAGAACTGCTCCGTCACAACATCTACGATGATATCTGGCAAGCTTTTGCCGTCCTGCTCCCGGTCAAGGCAGTCGGGGTGATGGGAGATGAACGAACCTACGAGAATGTCGTCGCCCTCCGAGCGGTTACCTCGGTTGACGGCATGACCGCCGATTGGGCACGTATCGACAACGATATCCTGGCCCATATCTCCAACCGGATTATCCGGAATGTCCGCGGCGTCAATCGGGTCACGTACGACATCTCGTCCAAGCCGCCTGCGACCATTGAGTGGGAATGA
- the nadB gene encoding L-aspartate oxidase: MNRDFDILVIGSGIAGLFYALRVSEHMPKARIALVTKKGETATNTNRAQGGIAAVLSGTDSFDAHIADTLRVGCGICKKEVVERVVEAGPAVIQELMDYGVRFTKVDGRFDLGREGGHTASRVVHASDLTGREIERALLSACRAKNDSIQIFRDHIALDLIKTTVGGQSSCVGAFVFSEVGRLFTAIYAPVTMLATGGLGQVYYHTSNPEIATGDGVAMAYRAGIPVANLEFIQFHPTTLYAPGREPFLISEAVRGEGARLKSTDGRYLMENAHELKDLAPRDIVAQTIDKELKASGEEFVYLDISHRDPEFVKQRFPNIYAECLRYGFDITERPIPVVPAAHYACGGVLSSIEGETNLSGLFTAGEVAMTGMHGANRLASNSLLEAVVMARFASEKSIDYLKGIEFNRPVQVENALHSSLAYPREKILIAHDRRELRRVMSDFVGIVRTEDRLALAHEKVNQIRSAIDQYYFATPATYNVVELRNLATVAELIIRSAISRRESRGLHYLDDRPGSNDAYLHDTIITEQKGTDSGHP; encoded by the coding sequence ATGAACCGCGATTTCGATATACTGGTGATCGGAAGTGGAATTGCCGGGCTGTTCTACGCTCTCCGCGTATCCGAGCACATGCCAAAGGCCCGCATCGCTCTTGTGACCAAAAAGGGGGAGACTGCCACCAATACCAATCGCGCCCAAGGCGGCATTGCCGCGGTCCTTTCTGGCACCGATTCTTTTGACGCGCATATCGCAGATACTCTGCGTGTTGGCTGTGGCATCTGTAAGAAAGAGGTGGTCGAGCGTGTGGTCGAGGCTGGTCCGGCAGTGATTCAGGAGCTGATGGATTATGGCGTCCGCTTCACCAAAGTCGATGGCCGCTTCGATCTTGGACGCGAAGGCGGGCATACCGCCAGTAGGGTTGTCCATGCATCCGATCTGACCGGCCGCGAAATCGAACGCGCCCTGCTCAGCGCCTGTCGCGCCAAGAACGATTCGATACAGATTTTCCGCGATCATATTGCTCTCGATCTTATCAAGACGACAGTCGGGGGACAGTCCTCCTGCGTCGGCGCCTTTGTCTTTTCTGAAGTCGGCCGACTGTTCACCGCCATCTACGCTCCGGTGACGATGCTTGCTACCGGCGGACTCGGCCAGGTGTACTATCATACTTCGAATCCGGAGATCGCCACCGGCGATGGCGTCGCTATGGCCTATCGTGCCGGTATCCCGGTCGCCAATCTGGAATTCATCCAGTTTCATCCGACTACTCTATACGCTCCTGGACGCGAGCCTTTCCTTATCTCCGAGGCAGTTCGTGGCGAGGGTGCTCGTCTCAAGTCGACTGATGGCCGCTATTTGATGGAGAATGCGCACGAACTGAAAGACCTCGCCCCGCGTGACATTGTCGCACAAACTATCGACAAGGAACTGAAAGCGAGTGGCGAAGAGTTCGTCTACCTCGATATCAGCCATCGCGATCCGGAATTTGTCAAACAGCGCTTCCCCAATATCTACGCCGAATGTCTCCGCTACGGTTTTGATATCACCGAGCGTCCCATCCCGGTCGTCCCGGCCGCACACTACGCCTGCGGCGGAGTGCTTTCATCGATCGAAGGTGAGACCAATCTCTCAGGGCTTTTCACAGCGGGCGAGGTTGCCATGACCGGCATGCATGGCGCCAACCGCCTCGCATCAAATTCACTGCTTGAAGCGGTCGTGATGGCCCGTTTTGCCTCCGAGAAATCGATCGATTATCTCAAGGGGATCGAGTTTAATCGCCCTGTTCAGGTTGAGAATGCGCTGCACTCGTCACTTGCCTATCCTCGCGAGAAGATTCTTATTGCTCATGACCGTCGCGAACTACGGCGCGTCATGTCCGACTTCGTCGGGATCGTCCGCACCGAGGATCGCCTTGCCCTGGCGCACGAGAAAGTCAATCAGATCAGGTCGGCGATCGACCAGTACTATTTCGCCACTCCGGCGACCTACAATGTGGTCGAGTTACGCAATCTGGCAACTGTCGCCGAATTGATCATTAGGAGCGCCATCTCCCGCCGAGAATCGCGAGGTCTGCATTACCTCGATGATCGACCTGGCTCCAATGATGCTTACCTGCACGATACCATTATCACGGAACAGAAAGGAACTGACAGTGGCCACCCATGA
- a CDS encoding sigma-54-dependent Fis family transcriptional regulator has product MNSSTVNSEIRILVIDDEKMSRECIVSVLASEQFQVMQAATAADGLGLIRQHSFDLVITDLRIGDDSGIDVIRSVQTTVPDTEIILITGYGTIESAVEAIQAGAFDYLTKPFSNQHLLVKVQKAVERRLMKREITVLRQHVAMNYGFDNIIGISKIMSQLKETAQRVSPTDITVLITGPSGTGKELFARAIHHHSSRRAGRFVAVDCSAIPETLLESELFGHVKGSFTNAYQSKKGLFEEAHDGTLFLDEVSNIPMSTQAKLLRFLQESEIRPVGATESKKVNVRIVAATNRDLKIMVQEGTFREDLYFRLNVIPLTLPPLIDRLEDIEMLIDYFLRKISHEMKGHTVTITRRAVDKMLGHRWPGNVRELENTLKRGAALCMNNQIDINDVIFIAGDRPVVEVEVPTRMTLTFRGGRMDTEQRSLIVKTLSENDWNFTKTAQDLGIGRTTLWRKIKKYNLTRLGAIDEVEV; this is encoded by the coding sequence ATGAACAGCAGCACCGTCAACAGCGAGATCCGCATCCTGGTCATCGACGATGAGAAGATGAGCCGTGAATGCATAGTCTCGGTACTGGCGAGCGAACAATTTCAGGTGATGCAGGCCGCGACCGCCGCTGACGGTCTGGGGCTGATTCGCCAGCACTCATTCGACCTGGTGATCACCGATCTGCGGATCGGCGATGATTCGGGGATCGATGTGATTCGCTCGGTCCAGACAACCGTACCGGATACCGAGATCATCCTGATCACCGGTTATGGGACTATCGAAAGCGCCGTTGAGGCGATCCAGGCCGGCGCCTTCGATTATCTCACCAAACCATTCTCCAATCAACATCTGCTAGTCAAAGTCCAGAAGGCCGTTGAACGCAGACTGATGAAACGTGAGATCACTGTACTGCGACAGCATGTCGCCATGAACTATGGTTTCGATAATATTATCGGGATCTCCAAGATCATGTCCCAGCTTAAGGAGACTGCCCAGCGGGTCTCTCCGACCGACATCACGGTCTTGATCACCGGGCCTTCCGGCACAGGAAAGGAACTGTTTGCGCGGGCGATCCACCACCACTCCAGCCGGCGAGCAGGCCGATTCGTAGCGGTCGATTGCAGCGCTATTCCGGAGACTCTGCTCGAGTCTGAGTTGTTCGGCCATGTCAAGGGGTCGTTCACTAACGCGTATCAGTCGAAGAAAGGTCTATTCGAGGAAGCACATGATGGCACGCTTTTCCTGGATGAAGTGTCGAATATCCCGATGTCGACCCAGGCGAAGTTGCTGCGATTCCTCCAGGAATCCGAAATACGGCCAGTTGGAGCGACAGAATCGAAGAAAGTGAATGTCCGGATCGTGGCCGCCACCAACCGGGATCTGAAGATCATGGTCCAGGAAGGAACTTTCCGCGAAGACCTCTATTTCCGACTGAATGTTATCCCACTAACCCTTCCGCCGCTGATCGATCGGCTGGAAGATATAGAAATGCTTATCGACTATTTCCTGCGCAAAATCTCGCACGAGATGAAGGGGCATACGGTCACGATCACTCGTCGGGCGGTCGACAAGATGCTTGGGCACAGGTGGCCGGGGAATGTCCGCGAGCTGGAAAATACACTCAAACGCGGCGCGGCACTCTGCATGAACAATCAGATCGATATCAACGATGTGATCTTCATTGCCGGGGATCGACCGGTCGTTGAAGTGGAAGTACCGACCAGGATGACGCTCACTTTCCGGGGTGGACGCATGGACACCGAGCAAAGGTCGTTGATCGTCAAAACGCTGTCGGAAAATGACTGGAATTTTACGAAGACCGCGCAGGATCTGGGGATCGGAAGAACCACTCTCTGGCGCAAGATCAAGAAGTACAATCTCACTCGCCTGGGGGCGATCGACGAGGTTGAGGTATAG
- the lpxK gene encoding tetraacyldisaccharide 4'-kinase — translation MLEKIWKAILRRGSLSLLMLPAFLLWIVSLFYRAGFALKRRMAGNPLKLSVPVVSVGNITVGGSGKTPMVEFLARHLVDAGIRVAIVSSGYGRTNEISFVEEGYKVQERSTDDTGDEVMLLANSVPEAHFSVDRSKTEAARRVAESGLVDVIIVDDGFQHFKLARDLDILAFDAAVRPQMLRPFPYGMLREPVSALSRADVIIITRSNFAKDRTAIRKMIQKHNPNAPLYHAHFSVTELIGSDKRYPVKYLEDKSVFLFAGIGNFRSLRKQVNSLAGDLDFALELSDHQQYDQAMLEKIKKLADEHESDLVLTTGKDWVKLGDFDFGRESYYLGLSIDLDPGEERLVSYLTDKLGLQPREN, via the coding sequence ATGCTTGAAAAGATCTGGAAGGCGATCCTCCGTCGCGGTAGCCTCTCGCTGCTGATGTTACCAGCTTTTCTGCTCTGGATCGTCTCGCTTTTCTATCGCGCGGGCTTTGCGCTCAAGCGCAGGATGGCTGGGAATCCGCTCAAGCTTTCTGTGCCGGTGGTGTCCGTTGGAAATATCACAGTCGGTGGATCCGGTAAAACGCCGATGGTCGAATTTCTCGCCCGCCATCTGGTCGATGCCGGCATTCGGGTGGCGATCGTTTCATCCGGATATGGTCGAACCAATGAAATCAGTTTTGTTGAAGAGGGGTACAAAGTACAGGAACGCTCTACCGATGACACCGGCGATGAGGTCATGCTCCTGGCGAATTCCGTTCCCGAGGCACACTTTTCCGTCGACCGCTCTAAAACCGAGGCCGCCAGACGGGTCGCCGAAAGTGGCCTGGTAGATGTTATCATCGTTGACGACGGCTTCCAGCACTTCAAATTGGCGCGCGATCTGGATATCCTTGCTTTTGATGCCGCAGTCCGCCCCCAGATGCTCCGTCCATTCCCCTATGGTATGCTCAGGGAGCCGGTTTCTGCGCTGAGCCGCGCCGATGTTATCATTATCACTCGCTCGAATTTTGCCAAGGACCGGACGGCCATTCGGAAAATGATCCAGAAGCACAACCCCAATGCGCCTTTGTATCATGCACACTTCTCGGTTACGGAACTGATCGGCTCGGATAAGCGTTACCCGGTGAAATATCTGGAGGATAAATCGGTCTTTCTGTTCGCCGGAATCGGCAATTTTCGGTCGCTGCGCAAACAAGTGAATTCGCTGGCCGGCGATCTGGACTTTGCACTCGAGCTGTCCGACCACCAGCAGTACGATCAGGCAATGTTGGAGAAGATCAAGAAACTGGCCGACGAGCATGAATCTGATCTGGTCCTGACGACCGGTAAAGACTGGGTCAAGCTGGGAGACTTTGATTTTGGCCGCGAGAGTTACTATCTTGGCCTTTCCATCGACCTTGACCCCGGTGAGGAACGACTCGTTTCCTACCTGACGGATAAACTTGGACTTCAGCCGCGAGAAAACTGA
- the ruvX gene encoding Holliday junction resolvase RuvX encodes MTDRTILAIDYGTKRIGLAKSDPMAVIASALKTLEVRSISEAVTMVAQAIAEYDPKTVVVGYPLLASGDKSKKCEEIDQFIAMLSTHYHGPIVRVDEADSSREATSILRAHGQRVRKDKKRVDRLAAVIILQRYLEELPEN; translated from the coding sequence ATGACCGACCGCACCATCCTTGCAATCGACTACGGCACCAAACGGATCGGATTGGCGAAATCCGATCCTATGGCCGTGATCGCCTCGGCACTGAAGACTCTCGAGGTCCGCTCGATATCCGAAGCTGTCACTATGGTTGCCCAGGCAATAGCCGAGTATGATCCGAAAACGGTGGTGGTCGGCTATCCACTGCTCGCCTCCGGCGACAAGAGCAAGAAATGCGAAGAGATCGACCAGTTTATTGCCATGCTTTCCACGCATTATCACGGACCGATTGTTCGCGTAGATGAAGCTGACAGCTCGCGTGAGGCGACCTCAATCCTCCGTGCCCACGGACAGCGTGTACGCAAAGACAAAAAACGGGTCGACCGACTGGCCGCTGTCATCATTCTCCAGCGATATCTGGAGGAACTCCCTGAAAACTGA
- the gatC gene encoding Asp-tRNA(Asn)/Glu-tRNA(Gln) amidotransferase subunit GatC, which translates to MPLSNAQVEHIARLARLNLTPQEVELYTTELTVILEYIDQLKTVDTEGVEPQNQFITAENVFRDDIAEPSLPRDQALANAPLQDGEFFLVPKVIGG; encoded by the coding sequence ATGCCACTCTCAAACGCTCAAGTAGAGCATATTGCCCGTCTCGCACGGCTCAATCTCACCCCACAAGAGGTCGAACTTTACACCACCGAACTGACGGTGATCCTTGAGTATATCGATCAATTGAAAACGGTGGATACCGAGGGAGTGGAACCCCAAAACCAGTTCATCACGGCCGAGAATGTGTTCCGCGACGATATCGCCGAACCTTCCCTGCCGCGCGACCAGGCACTCGCCAATGCACCGCTTCAGGATGGGGAATTTTTCCTCGTGCCAAAGGTAATTGGGGGATGA
- the kdsB gene encoding 3-deoxy-manno-octulosonate cytidylyltransferase — protein MKPKVLAVIPARLGSRRFSGKVLYPYQGKPLLFYVWNEMRKAKRVDRLVIATDSKEIQSVAEEFGAEVFLSKKKHLSGSDRVAEAAARIGGEIIINIQADNLTLPAKVIDKGVELMRKSKGSLFATTATPIRSEEELYDPNTVKVVCSQQGLALWFSRYPIPFIQHPSSNERLAQYHYLKHIGVYFFRRKGLEAFAKWRPSELEKMESLEQMRILEHGGRIGLFESKVRSVSVDTPDDIRKLELV, from the coding sequence ATGAAACCAAAAGTTCTCGCAGTCATTCCGGCGCGATTAGGGTCCCGGCGGTTTTCCGGTAAGGTGTTGTACCCCTACCAAGGAAAGCCGCTTCTCTTTTATGTCTGGAATGAAATGCGCAAAGCCAAACGGGTCGACCGACTCGTCATCGCCACCGACAGCAAAGAGATCCAGTCCGTGGCCGAGGAGTTTGGCGCCGAAGTCTTCCTTTCGAAAAAGAAACATCTCTCCGGTTCGGATCGCGTGGCTGAAGCCGCCGCCAGGATCGGTGGCGAGATAATCATCAATATTCAGGCGGACAATCTGACTCTCCCCGCCAAAGTGATCGACAAAGGTGTCGAACTGATGCGCAAGTCCAAGGGGAGCCTGTTTGCCACCACCGCCACGCCGATCAGGTCTGAGGAAGAACTCTACGACCCCAATACCGTCAAAGTGGTCTGCTCACAGCAGGGTTTAGCCCTCTGGTTCTCTCGATATCCGATCCCATTCATTCAGCACCCAAGCTCAAACGAGCGACTCGCCCAATATCATTATCTGAAACATATTGGCGTCTACTTCTTCCGGCGCAAGGGGCTAGAGGCTTTTGCCAAATGGCGCCCTTCGGAGCTGGAGAAGATGGAATCGCTGGAACAGATGCGCATCTTGGAACACGGGGGCAGGATCGGCTTGTTTGAGAGTAAGGTACGATCGGTCTCGGTCGATACGCCCGATGACATTCGCAAGCTGGAATTAGTCTAA
- a CDS encoding CTP synthase: MSATDSTKYVFVTGGVVSSLGKGIAASSLGFLLHKRGLKVRSIKFDPYLNVDPGTMNPFQHGEVFVLDDGSETDLDLGHYERFLDQSLDKANNVTTGQVYHTVISRERRGDYLGATVQVIPHITEEIKSRVRKIPPHVEKPDVVICEIGGTVGDIESLPFLEAIRQIGMEEGHDNVLYIHVTLVPHLAAAGEFKTKPTQHSVKELREIGIQPNILLCRSSKPLNEGLRQKISLFCSVPARNVIAAEDVPTIYEVLLHFHDQQLDQIVCDHFRWNVPEPDLTEWSEMVHTIKNPRRHIKIGICGKYVNLKDAYKSIIESFVHAGVTSDAEVSLIWISSEDIKQGGAGKFLYDVDGLLIPGGFGERGVEGKIEAIRYVRERNIPFFGICLGMQCAVIEYARNVCGLEDAHSYEFYRDLKHPVIHLMADQEGVTELGGTMRLGAYPCILRKDSKSYEAYGATEISERHRHRYELNNAYRDMLVDKGLLMAGASPDNRLVEIVEVPTHPWFVGVQFHPELKSRPLRPHPLFREFVRAAVQYHETRGGHLLAESPDHQDVIQRTNS; encoded by the coding sequence ATGTCTGCCACTGACTCAACCAAATATGTCTTTGTGACCGGCGGTGTGGTTTCATCGCTGGGCAAAGGGATTGCCGCATCCTCTCTCGGCTTTCTCCTGCACAAGCGAGGACTGAAAGTCCGCTCGATCAAATTCGACCCGTATCTCAATGTCGACCCCGGGACCATGAATCCGTTTCAGCATGGCGAAGTGTTTGTACTCGACGATGGCTCTGAGACCGATCTTGATCTTGGCCATTACGAACGCTTCCTCGACCAGTCTCTGGACAAGGCGAACAATGTCACCACCGGACAGGTCTACCACACAGTAATTTCCCGGGAACGGCGTGGCGATTATCTCGGCGCTACTGTGCAGGTCATCCCGCACATCACTGAAGAGATCAAAAGCAGGGTCCGCAAAATCCCCCCGCATGTGGAAAAGCCGGATGTCGTCATCTGCGAGATAGGCGGTACTGTAGGCGATATCGAATCTCTACCGTTTTTGGAGGCTATTCGCCAGATCGGGATGGAAGAAGGACATGACAATGTCCTCTATATCCATGTAACTCTGGTCCCACACCTCGCCGCGGCCGGAGAGTTTAAGACCAAACCGACCCAGCACTCTGTCAAGGAACTCCGCGAGATCGGTATTCAACCGAATATCCTTCTCTGTCGCTCATCGAAGCCGCTCAACGAAGGTCTTCGCCAGAAAATATCTCTCTTCTGTTCTGTTCCGGCGCGCAATGTGATCGCCGCCGAAGATGTCCCCACCATTTACGAGGTGCTGCTCCATTTCCATGACCAGCAGCTTGACCAGATCGTCTGTGACCATTTCCGGTGGAATGTCCCAGAACCGGATTTGACCGAGTGGAGTGAGATGGTGCACACGATCAAAAATCCACGTCGGCATATCAAGATCGGTATCTGCGGGAAGTATGTGAATCTCAAAGACGCCTACAAATCGATCATTGAGTCCTTTGTGCATGCCGGTGTCACTTCCGATGCCGAAGTAAGTCTTATCTGGATCAGTTCCGAAGATATCAAGCAGGGGGGAGCCGGCAAGTTCCTCTACGATGTTGATGGACTTTTGATCCCCGGTGGCTTTGGCGAACGGGGAGTGGAAGGGAAGATCGAGGCCATTCGCTATGTCCGCGAACGGAATATCCCCTTCTTCGGTATCTGCCTGGGAATGCAGTGCGCGGTCATCGAGTACGCTCGAAATGTCTGCGGCCTCGAAGATGCCCACAGCTACGAGTTTTATCGCGATCTCAAGCACCCGGTCATCCACCTGATGGCCGATCAGGAAGGAGTCACTGAACTTGGTGGCACCATGCGTCTCGGCGCCTACCCCTGTATACTGCGCAAGGACAGCAAATCGTATGAGGCCTACGGTGCGACGGAGATCTCCGAACGTCACCGCCATCGCTATGAATTGAATAATGCTTACCGGGATATGCTGGTAGACAAGGGCCTCCTCATGGCCGGTGCATCACCGGACAACCGGCTGGTCGAGATCGTTGAGGTCCCGACACACCCCTGGTTTGTCGGTGTCCAGTTCCATCCGGAGCTAAAATCTCGCCCGCTCCGCCCACACCCGCTGTTTAGAGAGTTCGTCCGAGCGGCTGTCCAATACCATGAAACCCGTGGCGGACATCTTCTGGCCGAGTCTCCTGACCATCAGGATGTTATCCAGCGCACCAATTCGTAA
- the mltG gene encoding endolytic transglycosylase MltG, producing MYAKTKNGSTDWPLSSFSSDIWRNSLKTEPNIQVWEYLWYAATTIFLLVVGVCLLFLRMLGWILRRLKKPGISWAMAGAVSLLVGILAISAISYLYFNSKDLGGQVIEVQVTTGDTFGAVADRLVKEGVVSNRWSLILPARLLKVDRKLRSGIYVFTGQNSARSVLDKLNQGDVKLTEVTIPEGMPIWKVAATLQTRLLLDSAALMQLNLDRPFLDSLEIPYLEGHLFPETYAFDPGVSLRSVVREMVQMFKQKTDSLWATQTATGLNKYQTLTLASIIEAETPLASERTRVASVYLNRLRIGMTLDADPTVIYGLGGLDRPLLRDDLDSVTIYNTYRIAGLPPTPINSPGLASVLAAMNPDGSDYLFFVADGTGGHIFSRTNEEHNMARRRARLNQPR from the coding sequence GTGTACGCAAAGACAAAAAACGGGTCGACCGACTGGCCGCTGTCATCATTCTCCAGCGATATCTGGAGGAACTCCCTGAAAACTGAACCAAACATCCAGGTCTGGGAATATCTCTGGTATGCCGCCACCACGATCTTCCTTTTGGTAGTCGGCGTCTGTCTGTTGTTCCTCAGAATGCTCGGCTGGATTCTCAGGCGCCTCAAGAAGCCCGGAATTTCGTGGGCAATGGCGGGCGCGGTATCGTTGCTAGTTGGGATACTGGCGATATCCGCAATTTCATACCTCTACTTCAACAGCAAGGATCTTGGCGGCCAGGTAATCGAGGTTCAAGTGACCACCGGTGATACCTTTGGGGCGGTCGCCGATCGTTTGGTCAAAGAAGGCGTGGTCTCTAATCGTTGGTCACTGATCCTCCCGGCACGTTTGCTCAAAGTCGACCGGAAACTCCGCTCCGGAATATACGTTTTCACTGGCCAGAATTCTGCCCGGTCAGTCCTCGACAAACTCAATCAGGGTGATGTCAAGCTGACCGAAGTGACCATTCCTGAGGGGATGCCCATTTGGAAGGTCGCGGCTACCCTGCAGACCAGGCTCCTTCTGGATTCTGCCGCGCTGATGCAGCTCAATCTGGATCGTCCGTTTCTCGACAGCCTGGAGATCCCATATCTCGAGGGTCATCTATTCCCGGAGACATATGCCTTCGATCCGGGTGTTTCCCTTCGGTCGGTAGTGAGGGAGATGGTGCAGATGTTTAAGCAGAAGACAGATTCCCTTTGGGCAACGCAGACTGCAACCGGTCTGAACAAATACCAGACACTCACCCTTGCATCCATCATTGAAGCGGAGACTCCCCTGGCATCCGAACGCACCAGAGTTGCCTCAGTGTACCTGAATCGACTTCGAATCGGGATGACGCTGGATGCTGACCCGACGGTTATTTACGGTCTCGGCGGACTGGATCGTCCGTTGCTGCGCGACGATCTCGACAGCGTGACCATATATAACACCTATCGGATCGCGGGCTTGCCGCCGACGCCGATCAACTCCCCGGGTCTGGCATCTGTTCTGGCGGCGATGAACCCCGATGGCTCTGATTATCTCTTTTTTGTCGCAGATGGTACCGGTGGGCACATCTTCTCGCGTACCAACGAAGAACACAATATGGCGCGACGCCGCGCTCGGCTGAACCAGCCTCGCTGA